A region from the Cloacibacillus sp. genome encodes:
- a CDS encoding YjiH family protein — protein sequence MSESTTTIDMQTNLFTTEAPDYSDYKVLDAVNLTTEQKSKGLMRCIVCSVLAIILFFWPLNIGGNSTIMFAFIYKHLTKFVGRWGVYYALLLSFCYTSLSIYNLFCGKNLSKDHIAHKYCNGEGPIRVALNICGLVFLAMYSLQISNVGYEAPFWLMNPEIGPVVIGSIVADCVWILPLGALFMPLLIDYGMLDFFGTFLEPVMRPIFKTPGRSALDAVGSFVSAASVGVLITNQLHRNGVYTKKEAAIIATGFSAVSIGFAYVVCDTGGLGAQFTKVYGVSLVICFVVTAICARLYPLRQKPDVYFNGRQQTEEDRSHDRMLLKEKNIFSLACERAVKKGYVANPVAVQVRDSLKTAAPVWPKVYTLMSAVCVIAMVTALYTPFFEYIGKLAVPVLNLLQIPDANVIAGSFWSGIAEMFIPVLMISGKADQLPELARFMVVSVSMVQIIFFSDSATVMLAVKLPVKVSDLIIIFIERTIIAIFICAIVGHILY from the coding sequence ATGTCCGAAAGTACAACAACAATAGATATGCAGACGAATTTATTCACGACGGAGGCTCCCGATTACAGCGATTACAAAGTTCTTGACGCGGTGAACCTCACGACAGAACAAAAAAGCAAAGGTCTCATGCGCTGTATCGTATGTTCAGTGCTGGCAATAATTCTTTTCTTCTGGCCTCTGAACATTGGCGGCAATTCAACAATAATGTTCGCGTTCATTTATAAGCATCTGACAAAATTTGTCGGCCGCTGGGGCGTCTATTACGCACTGCTCCTCTCCTTTTGCTATACTTCGCTCAGTATATATAATCTTTTCTGCGGGAAAAATCTATCCAAGGATCATATCGCACATAAATACTGCAACGGAGAGGGCCCCATCCGTGTCGCTCTCAATATATGCGGCCTGGTATTTCTTGCCATGTACTCGCTGCAAATCAGCAATGTCGGATACGAAGCGCCGTTCTGGCTCATGAATCCGGAGATAGGGCCGGTCGTCATAGGCAGCATCGTCGCGGACTGCGTATGGATATTGCCTCTCGGCGCGCTCTTTATGCCGCTGCTCATAGACTACGGCATGCTCGACTTCTTCGGTACATTCCTTGAACCGGTCATGAGGCCGATATTTAAGACTCCCGGAAGAAGCGCTCTGGACGCGGTAGGATCTTTTGTAAGCGCCGCCTCTGTCGGAGTGCTTATTACAAATCAACTGCACAGAAACGGTGTTTATACGAAAAAAGAGGCGGCGATCATCGCAACGGGCTTCAGCGCGGTCTCTATCGGTTTTGCCTATGTCGTCTGCGACACCGGCGGATTAGGCGCTCAGTTCACAAAAGTCTACGGCGTATCACTCGTTATATGTTTCGTAGTCACCGCCATCTGCGCGAGGCTCTATCCGCTCCGGCAAAAACCTGACGTATATTTCAACGGCAGACAACAGACGGAGGAAGACCGCAGCCATGACAGAATGCTCCTGAAAGAGAAAAATATCTTTTCCCTCGCCTGTGAAAGGGCGGTAAAGAAGGGGTACGTCGCAAATCCGGTAGCCGTTCAGGTTCGAGATTCGCTTAAGACGGCTGCGCCGGTGTGGCCGAAAGTCTACACACTTATGTCGGCCGTATGCGTCATCGCAATGGTTACAGCCTTGTACACACCGTTCTTTGAGTATATCGGAAAGCTCGCCGTCCCCGTGCTGAACCTCCTCCAGATACCGGATGCAAATGTAATCGCGGGCTCCTTCTGGTCAGGTATCGCCGAGATGTTCATCCCGGTGCTGATGATTTCCGGTAAAGCCGACCAACTGCCCGAGCTCGCAAGGTTCATGGTCGTCTCCGTCTCTATGGTCCAAATCATCTTCTTCTCGGATTCCGCGACAGTCATGCTCGCAGTAAAACTGCCGGTCAAGGTATCGGACCTGATAATAATATTCATCGAACGCACGATAATAGCCATCTTTATCTGTGCCATTGTAGGACACATCCTTTACTAG
- a CDS encoding DMT family transporter: MTVKKETLLGAVMVIAAGACWGMTGTVRALIAPVEASSLTVGSARVFASGSILFLYSFFFRRKSVFQQGWNFKGILLSAFGLTAYQFAFFPAVLLTGVGIGSLVGLGAAPIMAGFSGFLFFKEKLTYRWYIATCLAIVGCVLLVAPGGSGNLAHANLLGIFLALCAGMSYACQGIGLRIIGPRDPIETVSWINMLSGVMALPCLIMGDISWLITASGILCVFMLSVVSTILPSVLFTKGILNLTLGKAYTLSLSEPLTAWFLSAVFLGERLSSAGFIGISLLLLGIIILTFEKTSQDNSI; encoded by the coding sequence ATGACTGTAAAGAAAGAAACGCTTCTGGGCGCAGTAATGGTGATAGCCGCCGGCGCATGCTGGGGAATGACCGGCACGGTACGCGCTCTAATCGCTCCAGTCGAGGCATCCTCTCTAACTGTGGGGTCGGCGAGAGTATTTGCTTCCGGTTCGATACTATTTCTCTATTCATTTTTCTTCCGCCGGAAAAGCGTGTTTCAGCAAGGCTGGAATTTTAAAGGGATACTATTGTCTGCATTTGGCCTCACCGCATATCAGTTCGCGTTTTTCCCCGCGGTGCTGCTGACCGGTGTCGGAATCGGATCACTCGTTGGCTTGGGCGCGGCGCCGATAATGGCTGGATTTTCCGGATTCCTATTTTTTAAGGAGAAGCTGACTTACAGATGGTACATCGCAACATGCCTGGCCATCGTCGGATGTGTTTTGCTCGTCGCCCCGGGCGGCTCTGGAAATCTTGCCCACGCTAACCTACTCGGTATATTTCTCGCGCTGTGCGCGGGAATGTCATATGCCTGCCAGGGCATCGGGCTTAGAATAATCGGACCGCGCGACCCTATTGAGACGGTTTCGTGGATAAATATGTTAAGCGGTGTCATGGCGCTGCCATGTCTGATAATGGGAGATATCTCATGGCTGATTACGGCCTCCGGCATCCTATGCGTTTTTATGTTATCTGTCGTTTCAACTATACTGCCATCCGTTCTATTTACCAAAGGAATATTGAACCTTACGCTTGGCAAGGCTTATACGCTTTCACTCTCCGAACCGCTCACGGCATGGTTCCTCTCGGCCGTCTTTTTAGGCGAGCGGCTCTCTTCCGCCGGCTTCATAGGCATAAGCCTGCTGCTTCTTGGCATAATAATACTTACCTTTGAGAAAACATCCCAAGATAATTCGATATAA